A region from the Candidatus Tenderia electrophaga genome encodes:
- a CDS encoding cytochrome C, with protein MSDLVIFEGEATRVEVRLEGETLWLTQVQMGELFATSTDNISLHLKNIFKDKELEESATTEDFSVVRQEGKRQVKRQLKHYNLDAIISVGYRVNSSRATRFRQWATRVLREHLTQGYSLNEHRLTQQGLAELEQAVDLLGKTLTRQVLVTDIGREVVGLILGYAKTWRLLLDYDEGRLTVPEGARPARGVLHLDEARRALDALADELRQRGEASELFARDRGDGLAAILGNIEQTMFGEPLYKTREERAAHLLYFVIKNHPFSDGNKRSGAFLFLLYLRQEGMRLPLDENGLTASTLLIAESDPKAKELMVRLIMNLLALA; from the coding sequence GTGAGTGATCTCGTCATATTCGAGGGCGAAGCAACGCGGGTTGAGGTGCGGCTCGAAGGTGAAACCTTATGGCTAACCCAGGTCCAGATGGGAGAGTTATTTGCCACATCAACAGACAATATCAGTCTCCATCTAAAAAATATATTTAAAGACAAAGAGTTAGAAGAGTCGGCAACTACCGAGGATTTCTCGGTAGTTCGCCAGGAAGGCAAAAGACAGGTTAAACGCCAGCTCAAACACTATAACCTCGATGCCATTATATCCGTGGGCTATCGAGTCAATTCTTCCCGCGCCACCCGCTTCCGCCAATGGGCCACCCGCGTCCTCCGTGAGCACCTGACCCAGGGCTACAGCCTCAATGAACACCGCCTGACCCAACAGGGCTTGGCGGAGCTGGAGCAGGCGGTCGACTTGCTGGGCAAGACCCTTACCCGTCAGGTGCTGGTGACGGACATCGGCCGGGAAGTGGTCGGCCTGATTCTGGGCTACGCCAAGACCTGGCGCCTGCTGCTGGATTACGACGAAGGGCGACTCACCGTTCCCGAAGGGGCGCGCCCGGCTCGGGGGGTATTGCATCTGGATGAGGCACGCCGGGCGTTGGATGCTTTGGCCGACGAGCTGCGCCAGCGTGGTGAGGCCAGTGAGCTGTTCGCCCGTGATAGGGGTGATGGGCTGGCGGCAATTCTGGGGAATATCGAGCAGACCATGTTTGGTGAGCCGTTGTACAAAACCCGCGAGGAGCGCGCGGCCCACCTTCTCTATTTCGTCATCAAGAACCATCCGTTTTCTGATGGCAACAAGCGCTCCGGCGCCTTTCTGTTTTTGCTCTATCTACGTCAGGAAGGCATGCGCCTGCCGCTGGATGAAAATGGCCTTACGGCATCGACCTTGCTGATCGCCGAGAGTGACCCGAAGGCCAAGGAGTTAATGGTGCGTTTGATCATGAATCTATTGGCGCTTGCTTGA